The Prosthecobacter vanneervenii region ATCGAAAACACCACCCCTGTGGAATTCCGCGACACTATTCGCGCTGCCGTGCTGCGTTGGAATGAGGCCTTTGAGACCGCCGGCTTCAAAGACGCCGTGGTGGTGAAACAGCAGCCCGATGACGCCAAGTGGGATGCGGATGACATTGAGCACAATGTCCTTCGCTGGACTAGCAGTGTGGCCCCTCCCTTCGGCGGTTACGGCCCCAGCTTTGCCAACCCCCGCACTGGAGAGATCCTCGGCGCGGACATCATGCTGGAATACAGTTTTGTGACCAAGCGCCTGCTGACCAAGAAGCTTTTCACTGATGCCAATGCCGTGGCCACTGACAAAACCGGCAGCAGCGAAACCGCCGCCTTTGATCCCTACGCCTGCGAGGCCAATGGCTCCGCACGCAACGGCCTGCTCTTTGGCCAGACCATGCTGCGTCTGCAAAAAAGTGACCGCGTGGAGGTGGACCGCCTGATCAAAGAGTCTCTCTACTACCTCTGCCTGCATGAGGTGGGCCACACACTGGGCCTGAACCATAACTTCCGAGCCAGCCAATTGCACAGCCTCAAGGACATTCACAATGCGGAGATCACCGAAAAGACCGGCCTCACCGGCTCTGTCATGGACTACCCGCCGGTCAACATCGCCCCCAAGGGCGTGAAGCAGGGCCAGTATTTCACCACCAAGCCCGGCCCCTACGACCACTGGGTCATCAAGTATGGCTACAGCGAGGCGCTGGAAGATCCCGTGGAGGAGGAGAAGCGCCTGGAGGAGATCGCCGCGCACTCCCACCAGCCAGAACTCGCCTTTGCCAATGATGCGGACGACATGCGCGCTCCTGGCAAGGCCATCGACCCCCGCGCCATGCTCTATGACATGAGCAGCGACTCCATCGGCTACGCCGAACAGCGCTGCGAGATGGTGCGCACCGAACTGGCAGACATCATGAAGGACGTTTCAGATCCCGGCAAAAGCTGGCAGGAACTGGCACAGGCCTTTGCCGCTGTGACCAAGGAGGCCAGCAGCTCGCTCAATGCAGTCTCCCGCTACGTAGGCGGTGTCTATGTGGAGCGTGCCGTGCAGGGCCAGGCCCCGAATACCGTGCCTTTCAAACCCGTCGAGGCGGACAAGCAGCGGCAGGCGCTCAAGGTGCTGGCAAAGCACGGATTCGGCCCGGACGCTCTCTCCGCGCCACCGGAGCTCTACGCCCACCTGCAGCTTCAGCGCCGTGGCTTTGACCACCGGGATGAAGGAGAAGACCCCAAGCTGCATGAGCGCATCTTCCAGATCCAGCGCGGCCTGCTGGACCACCTGCTGCACTCCCGCACGCTGGAGCGCATCGAAGACAGCAGCCTCTACGGCAACCAGGTGACCCTCGATGAAGTGATGGACACTCTCACCACCGCCATCTGCACCGGAGACGACCCCGCCAAGCCGGTGAGCATCGCACGTCAAAACCTGCAGTTGGATTATGTGACCCGCCTCATCAACATCGCCCACAACGGCAGCTATTACCACGCTGTGCATAGCGTGGCCCTGCTGCAACTGGAGCGCATCAAGGGGCTGACCTTTGCCAATTCACCCGCTCACCAGCTCGCCATCAAATACCGCATCCGCCGCGGGCTGGATGAGAAGTAAAAGCGCCGCAGAAGATTTAACCGCCCGGCCCCATGCGTGCAGCAGCGCGCATGGGGCCTCTTTTTTGCCTTGTGTGACGTGAGCCATGCCTGCTGCCTCAGCGTGTCCTTCTCTGATAAACTCACAGGCACGGCACCGTAACCTTCGGTGCCCCCCAAAAATTTGAATCCCTCATTCATGCCATTCACCCCCGGAATGCGAATGCTGCGGCAGCGCTGCCGTGCTCGCGTCATGCTCACGGCCAGCACAGCCCTGCTTCTTTTTTCCACGCTGCTGAGAGCCGCTGAGACTCCTGCACCTGCCGTCCCCGCGCTCACTCCTGCAGGCTCCAAGCCCGTTGCCTCGGCGCCAGGCAAACCAGCCACAGCAGCGCCCAAACCTGCGGCCAAGCCGCCCGAGCCCAAACCCAAGACGGACGAAAAGCGCAAGCCCCCCACCTTTCCAAAGCTGCCTCCGCCTGTGGGCCCGGTCCCCACCGACCCCGAAGACGCCTATCTCTACTCCCGCCAGGCGGCCACGCGCCAGACGTTCAACGACAAGATCATTCCCTTCGTCACCAAGTACTGCCACGAATGCCATGGCGACCGCCGCATGAAAGGAGGCGTCAATTTCCACCCAGCCATGCGCAATCCCGGCGACCCCGCCTACCTCCGCCGCTGGGTCACAGGCATGGCCACCGTGAACGCTCACGACATGCCCCCTGATGACGCTGACAATCAGCCTAGCGATGCCGAGCGCCAGGCCTTCATCGACTGGGTCGGCCAGCTCAAATACCTCAGCCCAAAAGACCCTGGCGTATTTGTCATTCGCCGCCTCACCAAGACCGAATACGGCAACACCCTGCACGACCTCCTCGGCGTCAGCACGGACCTCGTGAAAGACCTCCCAGATGAAGTCCCCGGAGAAGGCTACCTCAACACCCTCTCCCCGCTCCAGATGGAGCAGTACCTCAGCATCGCCAATGAGGCCTTGGACCGCGCACTTTCCGCTCCTGGTGCCAAGCCCACGGCCGTAGAGCAGCGACTCTTTGGTGCTGCGCTGAAACCAGATGGCGATCCACGCTCTGCTGCGCAGAGAGTGGCGCGCAGCCTAGCCCGCAGTTCCTACCGACGCCCCGCCACTGATCAGGAAACCAACGTGCTCATGCAGGTGTACGACCTCGCGCTGGCCAGCAAGCAGCCCCACGCCGCCGCCCTCCGGCTCATGCTCAAGGCCACTCTCGTGTCCCCACAGTTTCTCTACATCACTCCCGCCATCAAGGCCACCCCCGGTCAGCAGATCCTCCCGCTCGACGACTGGATGCTCGCCTCCCGCCTCTCCTACTTCCTCTGGGCCAGCATGCCGGACGAGCAGCTCTCCTCCTTGGCTGATGCTGGCAAACTGCACGAACCCGCAGTCCTCAAGGCCCAGGCGGTGCGCATGCTCAAAGACAAACGCTCCCGCGCCCTCTTCGATGGATTCGGCGCGCAGTGGCTCAGCCTCGCCGATCTCGCAGACAAGACCTTCGATACCACCAAATTCCCCCAGATGACACCCGCGCTCCGTCGCGCCATGTACGACGAAGCACGTCTCTTCTTTGACAGCATCGTCCGGGAAAACCGAAGCATCACCACCTTTGTGCAGAGCGACTACACCTTCCTCAATGCAGAGCTCGCCGCAATCTACGGCAGCGGCCTGCCCGAAGGCATCACCGGCGGCGAGATGCGCCGCGTGCAGCTCACCGATGCCAACCGCGGGGGCATCCTCGGCATGCCCGGCGTGCTGGCCATGACGTCTCTTCCCAATCGCACCAGCCCGGTGAAACGCGGAGTCTGGGTGCTGGAACAGGTCCTTGGCGAGCACGTCCCTCCCGCCCCGCCCAATGTCCCCACGCTGGAAAAGCAGGACAAAAACAAAATCGCCAATCTCACCCTCCGCCAGCGCACCGAGCTCCACCGCACCAACGCCGTCTGCGCCAACTGCCACAAGATCCTCGACCCCATCGGCTTCGGGCTGGAAAACTTTGACGCCATCGGCCGCTGGCGCACCCAGGATGACACCGGCGGGGCCATCGATGCCGGGGGCGAGCTCCCTGGCGGCAAACGCTTCACCAGCCCCAAGGAACTCAAGGCCATCATCGCCACCCGCAGCCAAGACCTCGCCCGCAACCTCACCGAAAAAATCCTCGCCTACGCCCTGTGCCGCGAGCTGGAAGGTTACGACCAAATCATCGTGGACGGCTTGCTCTCCAACCTCGCCCCCGAAGGCTACCGCATGCAGAGCCTCATCACCTCCATCGTCACCAGCTACCCCTTTACCCATCGCAGAGTGGTGGAGACGCTCGCTCCTGCAGTTCCAGCCAAACCTGCTGCCGCAGGAAAGAAGTAGGCATCTGAGGACAAAAGCGCTCCCAGTCGCTCCATAGGCGTATCAGGTTTGAACCGCTTACCTCTCAGACCGCATGAACACACAACGCGCCCTTGATCGCTGCTCCAGTCGGATCGCCCGCCCCTTCACGGCAGTATTGCTGCTCGGCATGCTGCTCACGCTCAGCTCATGCACCTCATGGAGAAAACAGGCAGACTATAAAAAACTGAACCGAAGAGTTCTGGAGGATCGCTACATGCGCGTGATCCAGCTCGAAAACCAAGTAGATGCTAAAACCCTGCAGTCAGTCACCCCAAAGACCTCTCGCAATTCACGAGGCCGCACCGAGCTCAGCGGCACTCCTTTCTGGACGGCTCCTCAGTTTGAATGGATTCGCTCCATAGACACCGCTGTCATGTCCGCCGGAGAGCGCCGTAGGTTCAAGCTCAAGCTCATCAAAAAATACGGTGTCGGCTACGTGGTGTTCAAGCCCGATCCCGCAGACACTCAATTCCCCCTGGTTGGCGAATCCGATGACGAAGGCTTCACCATGGCCGAGCTTCACCGAGCCTTCGGTCCGAAGCTCCCGCCCTTTTCATCCCTGCTGCAGCTCAGCCTGCGGCGGAACTAGGTGATTACGATGGCAGCCCCCCATGCAAGACATGTGCGGCCCCTTGCATACACCACGATAGAATCGCCGATGAGGGCGAGTAGGAATACGTGGACGATTTTGCCCCCGCTATCCCCCACATGACCCGCAGCCCCCTCATCTCCCGCCGCACCTGCCTGCGCGGCATTGGCACCACGCTGGCCCTGCCCCTTCTCGAAGTCATGGGCTGGGCGGAGACTGCCAAGAAAGCCAGCACAGCCGCTGCCTCCACCGCCGCACGCCCGCCGGTGCGCCTGGGCTTCATGTACATGCCGCATGGCGTCATCCCGGAGCAGTTCTGGCCAGCCAATCCGCAAAGTTTTCTCACGAATCCCACGCCCGCTCTGGAAAGCCTGCGTCCCATCATGAGCGAATGCCTTCTCATGAAAGGCATCGGCGGCATCCCCATCGCGCCCTTCAATGGAGCACCGCACGCGCTGGAGCTCAGCACCTGGCTCACCGCCCAGCTGCCGGACGCACGCCAGCGCAATAAGATTAACATCTCCATCTCCGCCGACCAGATCGCCGCGAACTACGTGGGCGCCTTCACCTCCCTGCCCTCCCTGGAGCTGGCCACCATGCCGCAGACGCACAAGGAGAACCAGGAAGGCCTGAATGAAGGCTACTACAGCCACTGCAGCTTCCGCTCCGCCACCCAGGCCATGCCAGCTGAGATCAATCCCCGCAGCGTGCTCAACCGCCTCTTCAATCAAGGCGACAGCGCCACTGCCGCCGCCTCCGGCAAAAATGCCGCCGCAACCACCCAAAACCGCGCGCTCGACCAAAGCATGCTCGACCTCGTGATTGGCGGAGCCAAAGACCTCCGCAAAACTCTCCCCCAAAGTGATCAGCACAAGCTCGATGAGTACCTGGACAGTGTGCGTGCCGTCGAGCGCCGCATCGCCGCCATCGAACAGCGCCAGAAAGATGCCGCCCTGGAAAAAGCTGGTCTTGCCCCCAGCCGCCATCGCGACTCGGACTCCCCGCCCATCGAGATCAAGATCCCCATCGGCGACAAGCGCAGTGAATACATGCAGGTGATGTGCGACCTCAACGTCCTCGCCTTC contains the following coding sequences:
- a CDS encoding DUF1552 domain-containing protein, translated to MTRSPLISRRTCLRGIGTTLALPLLEVMGWAETAKKASTAAASTAARPPVRLGFMYMPHGVIPEQFWPANPQSFLTNPTPALESLRPIMSECLLMKGIGGIPIAPFNGAPHALELSTWLTAQLPDARQRNKINISISADQIAANYVGAFTSLPSLELATMPQTHKENQEGLNEGYYSHCSFRSATQAMPAEINPRSVLNRLFNQGDSATAAASGKNAAATTQNRALDQSMLDLVIGGAKDLRKTLPQSDQHKLDEYLDSVRAVERRIAAIEQRQKDAALEKAGLAPSRHRDSDSPPIEIKIPIGDKRSEYMQVMCDLNVLAFQTDTTRVSTYIGSTPNGVSYPELGFKDEHHSQTHHNNRPEMVAKVQAITAFNISQFAYMVKKMHSLREGDGTLLDNCIMMWGSGLEDGNKHSRENLPFILAGKGGGSIKTGRFLTDVKGNQGDLLTTLLSCMGVPLDRTIGIATKQITEIKA
- a CDS encoding DUF1592 domain-containing protein → MPFTPGMRMLRQRCRARVMLTASTALLLFSTLLRAAETPAPAVPALTPAGSKPVASAPGKPATAAPKPAAKPPEPKPKTDEKRKPPTFPKLPPPVGPVPTDPEDAYLYSRQAATRQTFNDKIIPFVTKYCHECHGDRRMKGGVNFHPAMRNPGDPAYLRRWVTGMATVNAHDMPPDDADNQPSDAERQAFIDWVGQLKYLSPKDPGVFVIRRLTKTEYGNTLHDLLGVSTDLVKDLPDEVPGEGYLNTLSPLQMEQYLSIANEALDRALSAPGAKPTAVEQRLFGAALKPDGDPRSAAQRVARSLARSSYRRPATDQETNVLMQVYDLALASKQPHAAALRLMLKATLVSPQFLYITPAIKATPGQQILPLDDWMLASRLSYFLWASMPDEQLSSLADAGKLHEPAVLKAQAVRMLKDKRSRALFDGFGAQWLSLADLADKTFDTTKFPQMTPALRRAMYDEARLFFDSIVRENRSITTFVQSDYTFLNAELAAIYGSGLPEGITGGEMRRVQLTDANRGGILGMPGVLAMTSLPNRTSPVKRGVWVLEQVLGEHVPPAPPNVPTLEKQDKNKIANLTLRQRTELHRTNAVCANCHKILDPIGFGLENFDAIGRWRTQDDTGGAIDAGGELPGGKRFTSPKELKAIIATRSQDLARNLTEKILAYALCRELEGYDQIIVDGLLSNLAPEGYRMQSLITSIVTSYPFTHRRVVETLAPAVPAKPAAAGKK
- a CDS encoding zinc-dependent metalloprotease, which gives rise to MIQPRRLILASSALLLPLCELPAAPERKPEPKPAPAKPEPAKPEPAKPEPQRDPKPEPKPEPKPEPKPDPKPEPAKPAPQPSAPAAPTPAPATTATRTNSGSDDKAKKKSVEEFTKGFNRVNGLFRIYHDVEHGNSWLYVSKNQLGSEFIYFNHSVDGPVASGHNRGRYGDSLVFIFRKIYDRIEMVEQNTKLYFDPQSPLNRAARANTSSAILNSEAVAAEDAEGYLIPATNMFVRENLTQVKFGGSGDRAVLGRLSEPKSKILRINGYPRNTTVTAEYVYENPTPAWESAADVANPRYISVKVQHTLLALPESDYKPRADDPRIGYFTHQITDMTSIDAAPYRDVIHRWRLVKQKPGTPLSEPVEPIVFWIENTTPVEFRDTIRAAVLRWNEAFETAGFKDAVVVKQQPDDAKWDADDIEHNVLRWTSSVAPPFGGYGPSFANPRTGEILGADIMLEYSFVTKRLLTKKLFTDANAVATDKTGSSETAAFDPYACEANGSARNGLLFGQTMLRLQKSDRVEVDRLIKESLYYLCLHEVGHTLGLNHNFRASQLHSLKDIHNAEITEKTGLTGSVMDYPPVNIAPKGVKQGQYFTTKPGPYDHWVIKYGYSEALEDPVEEEKRLEEIAAHSHQPELAFANDADDMRAPGKAIDPRAMLYDMSSDSIGYAEQRCEMVRTELADIMKDVSDPGKSWQELAQAFAAVTKEASSSLNAVSRYVGGVYVERAVQGQAPNTVPFKPVEADKQRQALKVLAKHGFGPDALSAPPELYAHLQLQRRGFDHRDEGEDPKLHERIFQIQRGLLDHLLHSRTLERIEDSSLYGNQVTLDEVMDTLTTAICTGDDPAKPVSIARQNLQLDYVTRLINIAHNGSYYHAVHSVALLQLERIKGLTFANSPAHQLAIKYRIRRGLDEK